Proteins from a single region of Alloscardovia omnicolens:
- the pulA gene encoding type I pullulanase, giving the protein MPTPETVVVHYHTASANYSNRSVWMWKDNQDGREFFLTGRDSFGRFCTVPVRSNTTDSMHGYINILIRNDDFSYKSPEHRITLRNDNQPTHVWLIEDDNTLYYSWQAALTSRACALYDVRAFDVALHAEEFDRVWAFDGWLGYSYAHDHTQFRVWAPTAERVELVSTRAVGDSVIQKVEPMHRGDCIDTKDHTQNTHGVWFATINGDCDAMKYVFRIHHKNGTIADSPDPYARAATRDGSQSVVLSPQSRRADGFIAHHGEDAPWRVDNPASAVICEMHIRDFTISRSSGVQRALRGTYLGACEPNTRNSYGASTGIDYVARQGISYVQIQPVAQYAKHYLPDGRMRYNWGYDPCNYNVPEPHYSTNSHNPAAAIIELKTMIQEYHKRGIGVILDVVYNHTYSSATHPFQLTVPDYFYRMNSDGSCADGSGCGNETASEKEMCRKYIIDSVMYWAEEFNVDGFRFDLMGLHDVETMNRIRAELDSLDPRILIYGEGWDMGSHLPAAAKAKKDNAAMMPRIGFFNDTVRDGIKGAEVYGHVKGGFVSHEATEGIVAKGILGSGELVHYDSPRQVVNYIEAHDNYNLNDLLTRLHPDDDELCHIQRVEVANGLNLAMQGMCFMQIGQEFLRTKLHPTGDDGELTLGDQLNAMNSYNAPDEVNRVNWDHMTQYIDTVNFVRQLIALKTSGELFSYESYQEIRDHVYVWSALENSGIIGFDVTGDDKKYRVVATTIDVPVHNILKDFSGARLIVSNNPLSIEKEKIIEAYTFAIFEKIM; this is encoded by the coding sequence GTGCCAACACCTGAAACTGTTGTGGTGCATTATCATACTGCTAGTGCTAACTACAGTAACCGTAGTGTGTGGATGTGGAAAGATAACCAAGACGGCAGAGAATTCTTTCTCACGGGTCGTGATTCTTTCGGCAGATTCTGCACGGTTCCGGTACGCTCTAATACCACCGATAGTATGCATGGATATATAAATATCCTCATACGTAATGATGATTTTTCCTACAAATCACCTGAACATCGCATTACCTTGCGCAATGATAATCAGCCCACACATGTATGGCTTATTGAAGATGACAACACTCTCTACTATTCGTGGCAGGCTGCTCTCACCAGCAGAGCGTGCGCTCTTTACGATGTTCGTGCTTTCGATGTTGCTCTCCATGCTGAGGAGTTTGATCGAGTATGGGCTTTTGACGGGTGGTTGGGCTATTCCTATGCGCATGACCATACGCAATTTCGAGTGTGGGCACCCACAGCTGAGCGTGTGGAGCTGGTGAGCACACGTGCTGTAGGGGATTCAGTTATTCAAAAAGTTGAGCCTATGCATCGCGGGGATTGCATAGACACAAAAGATCATACACAGAATACGCACGGTGTATGGTTTGCAACAATCAATGGTGATTGTGATGCAATGAAGTATGTTTTCCGTATACATCACAAGAATGGAACAATTGCAGATTCTCCAGACCCATATGCGCGTGCGGCCACACGTGATGGTTCGCAATCAGTTGTACTAAGCCCGCAATCACGAAGAGCAGATGGCTTCATCGCTCATCATGGCGAAGACGCACCGTGGCGAGTAGATAATCCAGCATCTGCCGTCATCTGCGAAATGCATATTCGTGATTTCACTATATCGCGTTCTTCAGGCGTTCAACGCGCATTGCGGGGTACATATTTAGGTGCGTGTGAGCCCAATACGCGAAATTCCTATGGCGCCAGCACAGGCATTGACTATGTGGCGCGACAAGGAATAAGTTACGTACAAATTCAACCAGTAGCACAGTATGCCAAGCATTATCTTCCTGATGGACGTATGCGTTACAACTGGGGCTACGATCCATGCAATTACAATGTTCCAGAACCGCATTATTCTACGAATTCTCATAATCCTGCAGCAGCAATTATAGAGCTGAAAACAATGATTCAGGAATATCATAAGCGAGGTATTGGCGTTATCCTAGATGTGGTCTATAACCATACCTACTCCAGTGCTACGCATCCTTTTCAGCTGACAGTTCCTGATTATTTTTATCGCATGAATTCTGATGGCTCCTGCGCCGATGGATCAGGTTGCGGCAATGAAACAGCAAGTGAAAAGGAAATGTGCCGCAAATATATTATTGACTCGGTCATGTATTGGGCTGAAGAATTTAATGTGGACGGTTTCCGCTTTGATCTCATGGGACTACACGATGTAGAAACAATGAATCGCATTCGAGCTGAACTTGATAGCTTAGATCCTCGGATTCTTATATACGGTGAAGGCTGGGACATGGGTTCTCATCTTCCTGCCGCTGCGAAAGCTAAAAAAGATAATGCGGCTATGATGCCTCGCATCGGATTCTTTAACGATACTGTTCGTGATGGTATTAAAGGAGCTGAAGTTTATGGTCATGTGAAAGGCGGTTTCGTTTCTCACGAAGCTACCGAAGGCATAGTAGCAAAAGGTATTCTGGGAAGTGGTGAGCTTGTTCATTATGATTCACCGCGCCAAGTGGTCAACTATATAGAAGCGCACGATAATTATAATCTGAATGATTTGCTGACCCGTTTACATCCCGATGACGATGAATTATGCCATATTCAACGTGTGGAAGTGGCCAATGGTCTGAACCTAGCTATGCAGGGTATGTGTTTCATGCAGATTGGTCAGGAATTTTTGCGCACAAAACTTCATCCCACTGGCGATGATGGTGAACTCACTTTAGGCGATCAACTCAATGCAATGAACAGCTATAATGCTCCTGATGAAGTGAATCGCGTCAATTGGGATCATATGACGCAATATATTGATACCGTTAATTTCGTCCGACAGCTTATTGCTCTCAAAACTTCCGGTGAGCTGTTCTCCTACGAAAGTTATCAAGAAATTCGTGACCATGTTTATGTGTGGTCTGCACTTGAGAACTCTGGAATTATTGGTTTTGATGTGACGGGTGACGATAAAAAATATCGAGTGGTTGCTACAACAATAGATGTTCCTGTTCATAATATTCTGAAAGATTTCTCAGGAGCGCGTTTAATCGTGTCGAATAATCCACTCAGTATTGAGAAAGAAAAAATAATAGAGGCATATACTTTCGCAATTTTCGAAAAAATTATGTAA
- the proC gene encoding pyrroline-5-carboxylate reductase — MTTVGFIGFGNMATAIVDGWRRVGALADARIVACAAHFDTLQEKASSRLVEAVRTPREVMQMSDILIVAVKPYQIENIFADCASQIDWSEKIVISLAAGKLNSFWNQVLPDDAHHISTIPNTPIAVAEGVVVAESTHTLTQQQIEQFHALFDAIATVEFVDSDHLSIAGTVAGCAPAYAAMFMEALADAGVKYGLTRTTAYRLAAAMTKGTGALQLATGLAPAVMKDAVCSPGGTTIQGVAALEQTGFRGSIISAIDAVEGSR; from the coding sequence ATGACTACTGTTGGTTTTATTGGTTTTGGAAACATGGCCACCGCAATTGTTGACGGGTGGCGGCGCGTGGGTGCATTGGCAGATGCGCGCATTGTAGCGTGTGCAGCGCATTTTGATACTCTTCAGGAAAAAGCCTCTTCGCGCTTAGTTGAAGCTGTGCGCACACCGCGTGAGGTGATGCAGATGAGTGATATTCTCATTGTGGCTGTTAAGCCTTATCAGATTGAGAATATTTTTGCTGACTGTGCTTCTCAGATTGATTGGTCGGAAAAAATCGTGATTTCTCTTGCTGCCGGTAAACTCAATTCCTTCTGGAATCAGGTTTTGCCTGATGATGCGCATCATATTTCTACCATTCCGAACACTCCAATTGCCGTTGCTGAAGGTGTTGTCGTTGCTGAATCTACGCATACGCTAACACAACAGCAGATAGAACAATTCCACGCACTTTTTGATGCGATTGCCACTGTTGAATTTGTGGATAGCGATCATCTGTCCATTGCTGGCACGGTTGCTGGATGTGCTCCAGCATACGCTGCTATGTTCATGGAAGCGCTGGCAGATGCGGGAGTTAAATACGGGCTAACGCGGACAACAGCGTACCGTCTTGCTGCAGCCATGACGAAGGGAACTGGAGCATTGCAGTTAGCTACTGGTTTAGCTCCTGCCGTTATGAAAGATGCTGTGTGCTCTCCAGGTGGTACCACTATTCAAGGTGTGGCAGCCTTAGAACAAACAGGATTCCGCGGCAGTATTATCAGCGCTATAGACGCAGTTGAGGGCTCTAGGTAG
- a CDS encoding alpha/beta fold hydrolase: MTEISRYYVPGLHVEDHVLRVPLDWNWPAGQNHPDSSSFEGEQINLFYRIVTSADNVHSQLPLLLFLQGGPGGMGPRPMSADSIPWLAEAVKHFRVVLIDQRGTGRSSRVDSSLIRRRGGNARQTADFLKKFLADSIIRDCEFLRTTVFDSAQWVTLGQSYGGFLTMAYLSLFPASIAASFVTGGIPHIPMNPREVYEHTVPRMMAKTQQYYSIYPDDQEAVARIADILSAGDVKLPNGDIASVRRLQMLGGDFGMKPSFERMHWTVDTAFNGDYVSDGFLMELFTRTTSYGSELYWVLQEFIYANEQIEPINWAAHSVLRSTPEFDENARPVMLIGEAALPEIFEEDSALRAFKPAMDELMHDTQWGTIYDVDQLARNEVPLHAAVYFDDMYVDSGLQLDTLSRVGHSHAWVTNEFEHDGARAGDVFKHLYEEALNRGHLEKLF; this comes from the coding sequence ATGACTGAAATTTCGCGCTATTATGTGCCAGGTCTTCATGTAGAAGATCATGTGCTTCGTGTTCCTCTTGATTGGAATTGGCCAGCAGGGCAGAACCATCCCGATTCTTCAAGTTTTGAAGGTGAGCAGATTAATCTGTTTTACCGCATTGTTACTTCAGCGGACAATGTGCATAGTCAACTTCCTCTGCTCTTGTTTCTGCAGGGAGGGCCAGGAGGTATGGGTCCTCGACCGATGAGCGCAGATTCCATTCCCTGGCTTGCTGAAGCAGTCAAGCATTTTCGCGTTGTTCTTATTGATCAGCGTGGCACAGGGCGATCTTCTCGTGTAGATTCCAGTCTTATTCGTCGTCGAGGTGGTAATGCACGTCAAACCGCGGACTTCCTCAAAAAATTCCTTGCCGATTCCATTATTCGCGATTGTGAATTCTTACGCACGACCGTTTTTGACTCGGCACAGTGGGTTACTCTTGGCCAAAGCTACGGTGGGTTCCTCACCATGGCGTACCTTTCGCTTTTCCCTGCAAGCATTGCAGCTAGCTTTGTAACGGGAGGTATTCCTCATATTCCTATGAACCCACGTGAGGTATATGAGCATACCGTGCCACGTATGATGGCTAAAACACAGCAGTATTATTCCATCTATCCTGACGATCAGGAAGCAGTGGCACGTATTGCTGATATTCTCAGTGCTGGTGATGTGAAGCTTCCTAATGGAGATATTGCTAGTGTGCGTCGCCTGCAGATGTTGGGTGGAGACTTTGGCATGAAGCCAAGTTTTGAACGTATGCATTGGACGGTGGATACAGCTTTTAATGGCGATTATGTGAGTGACGGATTCCTTATGGAACTGTTTACGCGCACCACGTCCTACGGTAGTGAGTTGTATTGGGTTTTACAAGAATTCATTTATGCGAACGAACAGATTGAACCGATTAATTGGGCAGCTCATAGTGTTCTGAGGTCTACCCCTGAATTTGATGAGAATGCGCGACCAGTCATGCTTATTGGTGAAGCTGCTTTGCCAGAAATCTTTGAAGAAGATAGTGCTTTGCGAGCCTTCAAGCCAGCAATGGACGAGCTCATGCACGATACTCAATGGGGAACCATTTACGATGTGGATCAGTTGGCGCGTAATGAAGTGCCTCTTCATGCCGCAGTTTATTTCGATGATATGTATGTGGATTCAGGCTTGCAATTAGATACGCTGTCTCGCGTCGGTCATTCTCATGCGTGGGTTACCAACGAATTTGAGCACGATGGGGCAAGGGCAGGTGACGTTTTCAAACACTTGTATGAGGAGGCGTTAAACCGCGGACATCTAGAAAAACTTTTCTAA
- a CDS encoding glycoside hydrolase family 43 protein, translated as MKIINPVLRGFYADPSIIRVEDTYYIANSTFEWFPGVRLHESKDLAHWVPIPSPLTRRSQIDMRGVPSSGGVWAPDLSYADGRFWLIYSNVHIVNGAFKDVTNYLITTEDIHGPWSEPIRLNGVGFDPSLFHDDDGRAYLVQQTWDFREYRHPFDGITVTEFDKETMSLKPETERTLWRGTQAKLVEGPHLYKRHGYYYLFAAEGGTVYTHRESVARSRSLDALSFESMPSNPLITNFDTPDSYLQKQGHGALVDTPSGEWYYASLCARPWHHDTEPGYDPRGWCTLGRETSIQKVEWDSDNWPYIVGGHGGCTQVDAPRDAQLTVAPSNNNQYDDFEDSHLNLAWNTLRVPFNSAMGSVGGGALTLKGQGSLSNQFDLSLVARRWQAFDFDAQVEVVFEPTRYREMAGLTNYYSTVCWSWAYITWDEKRHSRVIEVAQNDFDTYTSFLKDEAICIPDDVTSVWLRTRVRTQFYTYEYSFDGENWVEIPVQLDAKILSDDYVNQRYGGFFTGAFVGMACVDLSGYGIQAQFKHFDYVEIDQ; from the coding sequence ATGAAAATAATTAATCCGGTTTTACGTGGTTTTTACGCAGACCCTTCTATTATTCGCGTAGAAGACACATACTATATTGCAAATTCAACTTTTGAATGGTTTCCTGGCGTACGTTTGCATGAGTCTAAAGACTTGGCACATTGGGTGCCTATACCAAGCCCACTGACTCGACGCTCTCAAATTGATATGCGAGGAGTGCCATCCTCTGGAGGTGTGTGGGCACCTGATTTAAGTTACGCAGACGGACGTTTTTGGCTGATTTATTCCAATGTGCATATTGTTAACGGTGCGTTTAAAGACGTAACGAACTATCTGATTACCACTGAAGACATTCATGGTCCGTGGTCAGAACCAATTCGACTCAATGGTGTGGGTTTTGATCCTTCACTATTTCATGATGACGACGGACGCGCCTATCTCGTTCAGCAAACATGGGATTTTAGAGAATATCGGCACCCGTTTGATGGCATTACTGTAACTGAATTTGATAAAGAAACCATGAGCTTAAAACCTGAAACTGAACGCACTTTGTGGCGCGGCACGCAGGCAAAACTCGTTGAAGGACCTCATCTATATAAGCGTCATGGATATTACTATCTTTTCGCTGCTGAAGGTGGAACGGTGTATACTCATCGTGAATCTGTGGCTCGTTCACGCAGCCTAGACGCTCTCAGTTTTGAATCTATGCCAAGTAATCCGCTGATTACGAATTTCGATACACCGGACTCCTATCTGCAAAAACAAGGTCATGGAGCTCTTGTTGATACACCATCAGGTGAATGGTATTACGCTTCTTTGTGTGCTCGTCCGTGGCATCATGACACTGAACCGGGGTATGATCCTCGCGGCTGGTGCACGTTAGGGCGCGAAACGTCCATTCAGAAAGTGGAATGGGATAGTGATAACTGGCCATATATTGTCGGTGGCCATGGAGGATGTACGCAGGTAGACGCACCCCGAGATGCTCAACTTACTGTTGCGCCATCGAATAATAATCAGTATGACGATTTTGAGGACTCTCACTTGAATCTTGCATGGAATACTCTGCGTGTTCCGTTTAATAGCGCTATGGGCAGTGTTGGCGGGGGAGCATTAACACTGAAAGGCCAGGGGTCGCTGAGTAATCAGTTTGATTTATCTTTGGTGGCTCGACGCTGGCAAGCTTTTGATTTTGATGCACAGGTTGAAGTTGTTTTTGAACCAACGCGATATAGAGAAATGGCGGGTTTAACGAATTATTACAGTACGGTGTGCTGGTCATGGGCATATATAACGTGGGATGAAAAACGTCACAGTCGCGTTATTGAAGTAGCTCAAAACGATTTCGACACCTATACGAGTTTTCTGAAGGATGAAGCTATTTGCATTCCTGACGATGTGACAAGCGTATGGTTGCGTACTCGCGTGCGTACCCAGTTCTATACGTATGAATATTCCTTCGACGGTGAGAATTGGGTTGAAATTCCAGTACAACTTGATGCAAAAATCCTTTCTGATGACTACGTCAATCAACGCTATGGTGGCTTCTTTACGGGAGCTTTCGTGGGAATGGCGTGCGTTGATTTGTCGGGGTACGGTATTCAAGCACAATTCAAACATTTTGATTACGTTGAAATTGACCAATAG
- a CDS encoding carbohydrate ABC transporter permease, which produces MNTLQKNKRSHAQQGMRKSHKTPWGHPVVYLLSLILVLICIVPVLYIIIGGFRTNSQITRDPAGLPNPWNFENYKTVFTSDIFWSELVNSLIVGIATMVGIVVLSLMVSFVLARYEFRTRNIMYSLFAAGMMFPITVAITPLYLLLKNLHLVNSHLGIILPQIAFGLPQAIIIMVPFLKSIPTELEEAAMIDGSSRLGFFFRMILPLSWPGVATVGILAFVASWNAYMLPLFLLNDSSKYTLPLGVQMFSSQHSVDTAQVLAFTALSMVPALICFTIFQKKIVGGLAGAVKG; this is translated from the coding sequence ATGAACACGTTACAGAAGAATAAAAGATCGCACGCTCAGCAAGGTATGCGTAAATCTCATAAAACTCCATGGGGTCATCCTGTTGTTTATTTGCTCTCCCTGATTTTGGTGCTTATCTGCATTGTTCCTGTGCTGTACATTATTATTGGCGGTTTTAGAACAAATTCGCAGATTACACGCGATCCTGCTGGGTTACCTAACCCTTGGAATTTCGAAAACTACAAAACTGTTTTTACTTCAGATATTTTCTGGTCGGAATTAGTTAACTCCTTAATTGTGGGCATAGCTACCATGGTGGGCATTGTTGTTTTGAGTCTTATGGTCAGTTTTGTTCTGGCACGCTATGAATTTAGAACACGCAATATTATGTATTCGCTTTTTGCGGCGGGCATGATGTTTCCCATTACTGTGGCCATTACACCGCTATATTTGCTGCTGAAAAATCTGCACTTAGTCAATTCTCATCTGGGAATTATTCTGCCACAAATTGCTTTTGGCCTACCGCAAGCAATTATCATTATGGTTCCATTTCTCAAATCTATTCCTACTGAACTCGAAGAAGCTGCAATGATTGACGGCTCATCTCGACTCGGCTTTTTCTTTAGAATGATTTTGCCTTTAAGCTGGCCGGGAGTGGCAACCGTCGGAATTCTCGCGTTTGTAGCCAGTTGGAACGCTTATATGCTGCCACTTTTCTTACTCAATGATTCCAGCAAATATACGTTGCCATTAGGCGTGCAAATGTTTAGTTCTCAACATTCAGTAGACACTGCGCAAGTGCTTGCTTTTACAGCCTTAAGTATGGTTCCGGCATTAATCTGCTTCACTATTTTCCAAAAGAAGATTGTAGGAGGATTGGCCGGAGCAGTTAAAGGCTAA